Below is a window of Tsuneonella deserti DNA.
CGGTTGACCACGAACGCTTTGATCGCCGCCGCATTGGCGCTCGGCTTCCTGAACCAGAAACCGATCAGCAGGTAGCTCGCCAGGCCCACCCCTTCCCAGCCGAAGAACATCTGGACGAGGTTGTCCGCCGTCACCAGCATCAGCATCGCGAAGGTGAACAGGCTGAGGTAGGCGAAGAAACGCGGCTGATCCGGGTCCTCCTCCATGTAGCCCCAGCTGTAGAGATGCACGAGCGCGGACACCGTGGTGATGACCACCAGCATGACGGCGGTCAGCGTGTCGACCCGCAGTGCCCAGTCGAACGCGAGATCGCCCGAACGCACCCACTGGAGCACCGGCACGACGCTCGCCTCGGCCGTCCCGTTCAGGAACCCGAGGAAGATCGGCCAGGACAGCGCGCAAGACAGGAACAGCGCGCCGGTCGTCAGGGATTTGACGACCGTGTTGCCGAGCGCTCGGTTGCCGAGGCCCCCGACGATGGCTGCGGCCAGAGGCGCGAAGACGATGAGAAGGATCGGGTGCAAGGGTCTTTATCCCTTCAGCCGGTCGACGGAATCGACCGCGATTGTGCCGCGGCCGCGGAAATAGATGACCAGGATCGCCAGGCCGATTGCTGCCTCGCCCGCGGCGACGGTGAGAACGAACATCGCAAAGACCTGCCCGGTGAGATCGCCCAGAAAGCTGCTGAACGCGACCAGGTTGATGTTCACGGCCAGCAGGATCAGTTCGATCGCCATCAGGATCACGATGATGTTCTTGCGGTTGAGAAAGATGCCCAGCACGCCGAGCACGAACAGGATCGCGCCGACGACGATGTAATGTTCGAGGCCGATCATAGCTTCATCCCCTCGCCCACCGGGGGACGCATCTTGACCACCGCGTCTTCGGGGCGGCGACGGTTCTGCCGGGAGATGTCCTGCGGTCGTGTATCCTTGCGTTCGCGGTGCGTGAGCACGATCGCCCCGATCATCGCTACAAGAAGGATGATGCCAGCGCTCTCGAACAGGAAGAGATAGCTGCCGTAGAGGAGCTGCCCGATGGCGGCGATATTGCTCACCTCCAGGGGAGCAGCTTGAGCGGCGGCCGCCGGGGCAAGGTCGATCGACCCAGCCTGGTAGGCGCCGATACCGAACACCAGCTCGGCAAGCAGTACCGCGGCGATTGCGAGCCCGAGCGGGAAGTTCCGCACGAACCCGGCTCGCAACTCGGCGAAGTCGATGTCGAGCATCATGACGACGAACAGGAAAAGCACCGCGACCGCGCCGACATAGACGATGACCAGGAGCATCGCGATGAACTCCGCCCCTGCCAGCACCATCAGGCCCGCCGCGTTGAAGAACGCGAGGATGAGCCACAGCACCGAATGAACGGGATTGCGCGAGACGATCACGAACACCGCAGAAAGGATCGCGACCGCCGCGAAGAGATAGAAGGCAAGGACGTGGATCATGAGTTGGCGGGGCCCCTATCGGTAGGGCGCATCGGCTTCAAGGTTCGCGGCCAGCGCCCGCTCCCACTTGTCCCCGTTGGCCAGCAGTTTCGCCTTGTCGTAGAGCAATTCCTCGCGCGTCTCGGTCGAGAACTCGAAGTTCGGCCCTTCGACGATGGCATCGACCGGGCATGCTTCCTGGCAGAAGCCACAGTAGAT
It encodes the following:
- the nuoK gene encoding NADH-quinone oxidoreductase subunit NuoK; protein product: MIGLEHYIVVGAILFVLGVLGIFLNRKNIIVILMAIELILLAVNINLVAFSSFLGDLTGQVFAMFVLTVAAGEAAIGLAILVIYFRGRGTIAVDSVDRLKG
- a CDS encoding NADH-quinone oxidoreductase subunit J, translated to MIHVLAFYLFAAVAILSAVFVIVSRNPVHSVLWLILAFFNAAGLMVLAGAEFIAMLLVIVYVGAVAVLFLFVVMMLDIDFAELRAGFVRNFPLGLAIAAVLLAELVFGIGAYQAGSIDLAPAAAAQAAPLEVSNIAAIGQLLYGSYLFLFESAGIILLVAMIGAIVLTHRERKDTRPQDISRQNRRRPEDAVVKMRPPVGEGMKL